Proteins from a single region of Apium graveolens cultivar Ventura chromosome 7, ASM990537v1, whole genome shotgun sequence:
- the LOC141673594 gene encoding uncharacterized protein LOC141673594: MGSKRRVRGRNVENVFKNPSEPENQVCIHGRVAINNKIGHSVTTSQSMTDQSVTPGQGTVSSQFTRLKQQPQSVLKSPLSIFDENISPNISAASKSGPSSFNTANVKSTFEKGESSRQKNLMNDFNDVDDNVTIDSDTTCGDMESDIEDIDKEYLSNNHSMWDRYLDLGAPDKICSKCDVVMWNHKKNNKSSPNKPPTFSLCCKNGQVVLDKEKQPPEPLATLLTDRNNEGCAEFRNIVVQGVNYHNIGSLVPTDDTTPKFCQLYIYDIEEEINNMIHAVNGGKDVVNEEIVQSLLHMLDEHNRLVKGFCMARERVRQNAVNEFKLVLISSSSAGGQPNHIAPSNEVAGLIVTSPYAKGCRDTIIDSRVDGLQRIFETDPCFMQLQYPLFFPHRDIGYYREIPLNRPVKHSKRDVVFTESEDPDEKDAREYITIREFYNYKLMIRLSEGLTPHLGGRLWQQYVVDAFTAIEQYRLDWIRNHQTTIRSDLYHNIRDAMYNSHTFFDECGFPIYKRRRTGITINKKGVNLDNRFVVPFNRDLLVHFQCHMNLEICNNSRSLKYLFKYCLKGHDTATMCLRKTRTCTSATIPKKAPKGLINEVKYYLDGRYVCASEASWRIFAFDIHSRWPSVERLPIHLPGKKHVSFKVGDVLRDVCDNAISKKTKLEAWKKGSRSFEDLKTVNGHIHETFKEACVALGLLQNDNQWHEAIAENFHTSLPPQLRAMFVNILAYNPISDPLRLWEANWQCMSDDILVIRRHMLNDPHLYLSDEDLKNYALAGLYLIIILPE, encoded by the exons ATGG GTTCAAAACGACGTGTTCGTGGACGCAATGTTGAAAATGTGTTTAAAAATCCATCAGAACCAGAGAATCAAG TTTGCATACATGGTCGTGTTGctattaataataaaataggcCATTCTGTAACAACTTCGCAATCAATGACTGATCAAAGCGTGACACCAGGACAAG GTACTGTTTCATCTCAGTTTACACGTTTAAAACAGCAGCCGCAAAGTGTTCTAAAGAGTCCTCTTTCAATATTTGATGAAAATATATCTCCTAATATTTCAGCAGCCTCAAAATCAG GTCCTTCGTCGTTCAATACAGCAAATGTAAAGAGTACATTTGAAAAAGGTGAAAGTTCTAGGCAAAAAAATTTAATGAATGATTTCAACGATGTTGATGATAATGTTACCATCGACAGTGATACAACATGTGGAG ACATGGAAAGTGATATTGAGGATATTGATAAAGAATATTTGAGCAATAATCATTCAATGTGGGACCGATACTTGGATCTTGGAGCTCCTGATAAAATCTGTTCGAAGTGTGATGTTGTCATGTGGAATCATAAAAAAAACAATAAGAGTTCTCCTAATAAGCCACCAACATTTTCTCTTTGTTGTAAAAATGGTCAAGTCGTACTGGATAAGGAGAAACAGCCTCCTGAACCTCTGGCTACTCTCCTTACTG ATAGGAACAATGAAGGATGCGCTGAATTTAGGAATATTGTCGTCCAAGGTGTTAATTACCACAATATAGGAAGTCTGGTCCCAACTGACGATACCACTCCAAAGTTTTGTCAGCTTTATATCTATGACATAGAGGAAGAAATCAACAACATGATCCATGCAGTTAATGGTGGAAAGGATGTTGTTAATGAAGAAATTGTACAATCTTTGTTGCATATGTTGGATGAGCATAACAGGTTGGTTAAAGGTTTTTGTATGGCTCGGGAAAGGGTTAGGCAAAATGCAGTAAATGAGTTTAAATTGGTTCTGATTTCATCGAGTTCAGCTGGTGGCCAACCAAATCACATTGCTCCATCAAATGAGGTAGCAGGATTGATTGTTACTTCTCCTTATGCAAAAGGCTGTCGAGATACTATCATTGATTCTAGAGTTGACGGATTACAGAGGATTTTTGAGACCGATCCATGTTTCATGCAACTTCAATATCCATTATTTTTCCCTCACAGGGATATTGGATATTACCGTGAGATCCCATTAAATAGACCAGTGAAGCATTCTAAGAGAGACGTAGTATTTACCGAATCTGAAGATCCTGACGAAAAAGATGCTAGAGAGTATATTACAATAAGAGAGTTTTATAATTACAAACTAATGATACGTCTTTCAGAAG GTTTGACACCACATCTTGGAGGTCGTTTATGGCAGCAATATGTTGTGGATGCTTTTACCGCAATTGAGCAGTACAGATTGGACTGGATTAGAAACCATCAAACTACTATAAGATCTGATCTCTACCATAATATCAGAGATGCAAT GTATAATTCTCATACATTTTTTGATGAGTGTGGATTTCCCATATATAAAAGAAGGAGGACTGGAATTACCATTAACAAGAAGGGGGTCAATCTTGATAATCGCTTTGTTGTCCCATTCAATCGCGATCTTTTGGTGCATTTTCAATGTCACATGAATCTGGAGATTTGCAATAATTCaagatcattaaagtaccttttcaAATACTGTCTAAAGGGTCATGACACAGCAACAATGTGTTTGAGGAAAACACGTACATGTACTTCTGCAACAATCCCAAAAAAAGCACCAAAAGGTCTGATTAATGAGGTAAAATATTATTTGGATGGGAGATATGTTTGCGCATCAGAAGCATCTTGGAGGATATTTGCTTTTGACATTCATTCCCGTTGGCCATCGGTAGAGAGGTTACCGATACATTTACCAGGCAAGAAGCATGTTTCGTTTAAGGTTGGAGATGTCTTGAGAGATGTTTGCGACAATGCAATATCAAAAAAAACCAAGTTAGAAGCATG GAAGAAAGGTTCCAGGTCTTTTGAAGATCTTAAAACTGTTAATGGACACATCCACGAAACATTCAAGGAAGCATGTGTGGCCCTTGGTCTTCTACAAAATGATAACCAATGGCATGAAGCAATTGCTGAGAACTTCCATACATCATTGCCTCCACAGTTACGTGCAATGTTTGTCAATATTTTGGCATATAATCCTATTTCAGATCCACTTAGACTTTGGGAAGCTAATTGGCAATGTATGTCAGACGATATTCTCGTCATCAGGCGACATATGCTTAATGATCCTCATTTATACCTATCAGACGAAGATTTGAAGAATTATGCACTTGCAGGTTTATATCTCATTATCATACTACCTGAATAA
- the LOC141673596 gene encoding replication protein A 70 kDa DNA-binding subunit B-like, with amino-acid sequence MESVVFNLIEDLDQSTTNWTIKVRVTRMWTSVSFENGSVKGYNVILLDDDNNHVHAFAYPNIWNGFKTPVIEGGVYIFNQFSVKDVFDVIGVFEDFEPLTKLDTKFGMRDIVKFRICDSSNRHKVSVWGDLDVLANNIYTKELQSPAIAIITSTKVITFMNTVQIGTLPSSKLYLNLDDESVNDMRMRLKEEGYLSKREKYLKAKKSEFKRIYTTFSVVKVDEDVAWWFYSCNKCQQEVERLHRRFRCNNCPRIIPVAPKRFCMMVLAEDDTFSCNVMLMDQAARRIVGTSAAKAYNDFEKAPEEGLPQVLKDLVGKEVTVIIQLNKANVTDDSTIFDANDIFDTTMRSPSPSESAHISESSSINFSVNER; translated from the exons ATGGAGTCTGTAGTATTCAATCTTATTGAAGACCTTGATCAATCGACTACCAATTGGACGATTAAGGTTAGAGTAACTAGGATGTGGACCAGCGTTAGCTTTGAGAATGGATCAGTCAAAGGATATAATGTCATTCTGCTTGATGATGAT AATAATCACGTCCATGCCTTTGCTTATCCCAATATTTGGAATGGATTCAAAACTCCGGTGATTGAAGGAGGCGTTTATATTTTTAACCAATTTTCTGTGAAAGATGTTTTCG ATGTAATTGGAGTTTTTGAGGATTTTGAACCTCTAACGAAACTTGACACAAAATTTGGCATGCGAGACATTGTCAAATTCAGGATTTGTGATTCCAG TAATCGACATAAAGTCAGTGTTTGGGGAGATCTTGATGTGTTGGCCAATAACATTTATACTAAGGAACTCCAGTCTCCAGCCATTGCAATAATAACAAGCACAAAAGTTATAACTTTTATGA ATACTGTGCAGATTGGTACTTTGCCATCTTCAAAATTGTACCTCAACCTAGATGATGaatctgtgaatgatatgaggaTGAG GTTGAAGGAGGAGGGATATTTGTCAAAGAGAGAAAAATATCTTAAGGCGAAAAAATCTGAATTT AAAAGGATATACACCACGTTCTCAGTTGTTAAGGTGGATGAGGATGTAGCATGGTGGTTTTACAGTTGTAACAAATGTCAACAAGAGGTTGAGCGGCTTCACAGAAGATTTCGATGTAATAATTGCCCTCGTATAATTCCGGTTGCCCCTAAAAG GTTTTGTATGATGGTCCTTGCCGAAGATGATACATTTTCATGTAATGTTATGCTCATGGACCAAGCTGCTAGAAGGATTGTTGGCACAAGTGCAGCAAAAGCGTATAATGATTTTGAGAAG GCTCCTGAAGAAGGCCTTCCTCAGGTACTTAAAGATTTGGTTGGAAAGGAAGTCACTGTCATTATTCAATTGAACAAAGCAAATGTAACTGATGATAGTACCATATTTGATGCAAATGACATATTTGACACGACTATGCGGAGTCCAAGTCCATCTGAATCTGCACATATATCAGAATCTTCCTCCATCAACTTTTCCGTTAAT GAGAGGTAA
- the LOC141673595 gene encoding uncharacterized protein LOC141673595, translated as MSFPSEVYFNNSVNRPLQEETSYDKEELKILHEKNHGMLNPEQKNVYDSIIQNVYNKVGGVFFVYGSGGCGKTFLWQTLCCRLRSEGKIVLHVASCGIAAVLLPGGRTAHSRFHIPLKLDQDSIAGIRHGTDIVELIQQTDLIIWDEAPMQHCHAFESVDHFLRDIMSAIDKRRAKKPFGGITIVFGGDYRQILHMIPKASRAEVVGSTLNKSKIWEFFQVFLLKKNMRLHAENTEMENKVIVDFSKWQLLVGDGKVKNFSPDADTAEMLIKIPDQYVVHTTQNLIESLFEITYPDFVRNMSSHSYLRSRSILTLTNIVVDDINNNILEKIPGTLHTYLSQDSIDDVGDEDNEFRSAFPVEYLNSLNMPCIPKHELNIKVGVIVMLMRNLNQIIGLCNGTRMIVASCKKNSIECEVLCGSHAGSKHLIPRTEMISTDTSWPFEFKRIQFPLQIYYAMTINKCQGQSLDTVGLYLPRAVFFHGHVYVAISRVTKPEGLHILIDSDDGTTTNITSNVVYEEVFYNLPSINDENVSD; from the coding sequence ATGTCATTTCCAAGTGAAGTTTATTTTAACAATTCTGTTAACAGACCACTCCAAGAAGAAACTTCATATGATAAAGAAGAACTGAAAATTTTGCATGAAAAGAATCATGGAATGCTCAATCCTGAACAGAAGAACGTTTACGATTCTATCATACAAAATGTTTATAATAAGGTTGGTGGTGTTTTCTTTGTATATGGAAGTGGAGGATGCGGCAAGACATTTTTGTGGCAGACATTATGTTGTCGCCTTCGTTCAGAAGGAAAGATTGTGCTTCATGTTGCCTCATGTGGAATAGCAGCTGTATTATTGCCTGGTGGTAGAACTGCACATTCAAGATTCCATATTCCTTTGAAACTTGATCAGGACAGTATAGCCGGAATCAGACATGGAACCGATATTGTAGAATTAATCCAACAAACTGATTTAATCATTTGGGATGAAGCGCCAATGCAACATTGTCATGCCTTTGAATCTGTTGACCATTTTTTGAGGGATATAATGTCTGCTATTGACAAAAGGAGAGCAAAGAAGCCATTTGGTGGTATCACAATAGTTTTTGGCGGAGATTATAGGCAGATTTTACACATGATTCCAAAGGCATCCAGAGCTGAAGTAGTAGGTTCCACCCTTAATAAATCAAAGATTTGGGAATTTTTCCAAGTATTTTTACTTAAGAAAAATATGAGGCTTCATGCAGAAAATACAGAAATGGAGAATAAGGTTATAGTGGATTTCAGTAAATGGCAGCTTTTAGTTGGTGATGGTAAAGTTAAGAACTTTAGTCCTGATGCAGACACTGCTGAAATGCTAATAAAGATTCCAGATCAGTATGTTGTTCATACCACGCAAAATCTTATAGAAAGTCTTTTTGAAATTACTTACCCGGATTTTGTAAGAAACATGTCTTCACATTCTTATCTAAGATCAAGATCTATCCTAACACTAACTAATATTGTGGTGGACGACATCAATAACAACATTCTTGAGAAAATTCCTGGAACTCTACACACATATCTTAGTCAGGATTCAATTGACGATGTTGGTGATGAAGATAATGAATTCAGATCAGCATTTCCAGTAGAGTACCTGAACTCATTAAATATGCCTTGCATTCCTAAACACGAGTTAAACATCAAAGTTGGTGTCATTGTCATGCTTATGAGAAATTTAAACCAAATTATAGGATTGTGTAACGGCACGCGAATGATTGTGGCATCCTGCAAGAAGAATAGTATTGAGTGTGAAGTATTATGCGGATCCCATGCTGGCTCAAAACATTTGATCCCGAGGACAGAGATGATTTCAACAGATACCAGCTGGCCTTTTGAGTTTAAAAGAATTCAGTTCCCACTCCAGATTTATTATGCAATGACAATTAATAAGTGCCAGGGCCAATCACTTGACACGGTTGGTCTATACCTTCCCAGAGCAGTATTTTTTCATGGCCATGTCTACGTTGCCATCTCAAGAGTTACAAAACCAGAAGGTCTCCACATTCTCATCGACAGTGATGATGGTACCACCACAAATATTACATCAAATGTAGTTTATGAAGAAGTATTTTACAATTTACCGAGCATAAATGATGAGAATGTATCAGATTAG